One Ammospiza caudacuta isolate bAmmCau1 chromosome 11, bAmmCau1.pri, whole genome shotgun sequence genomic window carries:
- the NCEH1 gene encoding neutral cholesterol ester hydrolase 1: MRAAWLLLPALAALSAYYVYLPLPGAVSDPWKLMLLDATFRAVQQTCHLIHYLRLSHHLIVLNYLICTFDKLKSVSSEDVKITDAVFDGVEVRVFEPPAKGDESLKRSVVYIHGGGWALASARTSLYNNLCRIMAESLNAVVVSVEYRLVPEVCFPEQYHDALRATKHFLQPDVLAEYSVDPSRIAISGDSAGGNLAAAVCQQLSKDEDLPVRPKLQALIYPVLQAFDFNTPSYQQNMNMPVLPRYVMINYWIDYINGNYDLAHELLINNHTALNVGRALSFRARLNWTSLLPPSFKKNYKPVVQSTGSEAIVERLPALLDVRAVPLLADDATLARQPRTYVLTCENDVLRDDGAMYAARLERAGVPVTLDHFHDCFHGCMIFTVWPTDFSAGVKTRNSYIKWLDENL, encoded by the exons ATGCGGGCcgcctggctgctgctgccggcGCTGGCCGCCCTGTCCGCCTACTATGTGTACCTGCCGCTGCCCGGCGCCGTGTCCGACCCCTGGAAGCTGATGCTGCTGGATGCCACCTTCCGGGCGGTGCAGCAGACG TGTCACCTGATTCACTACCTGAGACTCAGCCATCACTTGATAGTTCTGAATTATTTGATTTGCACCTTTGACAAGCTGAAGTCTGTCTCCTCTGAAGATGTTAAAATCACGGATGCAGTTTTTGATGGCGTGGAAGTGAGAGTGTTTGAACCTCCTGCCAAGGGAGATGAAAGCCTCAAGCGCAGTGTTGTTTACATCCACGGAGGGGGCTGGGCCTTGGCAAGTGCAA GAACAAGCCTTTACAACAATCTCTGCAGAATCATGGCTGAATCTCTGAATGCTGTTGTTGTCTCTGTTGA ATACAGGCTGGTGCCCGAGGTGTGCTTCCCTGAGCAGTACCACGATGCTCTTCGTGCAACAAAGCATTTCCTGCAGCCTGATGTCCTGGCTGAGTACTCAGTGGACCCCAGTCGAATTGCAATCTCTGGGGACAGTGCAGGAGGGaatttggcagctgctgtgtgccagcag CTTAGCAAAGATGAGGATTTGCCTGTCAGACCGAAACTGCAGGCCTTGATTTACCCAGTCCTCCAGGCCTTTGACTTCAACACCCCCTCCTACCAGCAGAACATGAACATGCCCGTGCTGCCTCGCTACGTCATGATCAACTACTGGATCGATTACATCAACGGCAACTACGACCTGGCTCACGAGCTGCTCATCAACAACCACACCGCGCTCAACGTGGGCCGGGCCCTGTCCTTCCGCGCGCGCCTCAACTGgacctccctgctgcccccctcCTTCAAGAAGAACTACAAGCCCGTGGTGCAGAGCACGGGCAGCGAGGCCATCGTGGAGCGGCTGCCGGCGCTGCTGGACGTGCGGGCGGTGCCGCTGCTGGCGGACGACGCCACGCTGGCGCGGCAGCCGCGCACCTACGTGCTGACCTGCGAGAACGACGTGCTGCGCGACGACGGCGCCATGTACGCCGCGCGCCTGGAGCGCGCCGGAGTGCCCGTCACCCTCGACCACTTCCACGACTGCTTCCACGGCTGCATGATCTTCACCGTGTGGCCCACGGATTTCTCGGCCGGCGTGAAGACCAGGAACAGCTACATCAAGTGGCTGGATGAGAACCTGTGA